TGTTGAGTCAGTAATAAATGACGAGAATGATCATCCACTACATGATAGTAGcggaataccaaatgtgtattcaAAAGAGGTATTTAAAGCAGTATTCGCACTGAAAAATTTCTTGCTACAACACGAACAAAGTAtttcatagtttgtgcatgcatTATAAAAAATAAGGATGTGATGCATTTTTGTTTAggcagaaaaagaaaatcaacttaaaatgcatttttttttaaaaatgacTTCTTATATGAACACTGTTGATTGGATGAAGTATTTtactttttttgtatatatttttcgtATGAAATTTAGTAATTATTCATTTATATTTTCATAGGGCCTTTAAggactcaattttttttattcattaatgcatttagcgaggttattcatttatccccTTAGACCAAGTCGGGACCGCACAAAATTATTCATTTGacaaggttattcatttatcgggCATTCGTTTATCGAGGTTATTAGACTGTAAATTTCTTTGAACTAATATGGTTAAGGATCGTTAACATCTTTGCTAAAGTCATATTTCgaaatttttaacaagacaagcttgactcgaaacttattCTTTTGTAATCCTACTAGAAGTCGTACAACATTGTCTCAACAGGTAGAATGGTCAGatggtgagtaaaatagaatggttcagtctccacatacctgatacagTAGCTCTTCaaatatcttcgtcgatcttcagtcttcaagggtgatgtctgatactcagcTACGAAATTCTAATCTAGTTTGAGACTTGacttgtagactagaaatcaagatatagttttgatcatctaacattgacaacaagcttgagatagaaaaacttgtggtTTCAACCTTAGCAtttatctaacaatctcccccttttgtcaattttagtgaaaaactattcaatacatttggattcaaaataaataaacttttcagatCAATCctctatgcttgatttccttggctcttcaaaaAACGTTTTGAATTCTTCGTAATTCAAGTTCTTATATGGTTCAATATGTGTTCGTTTAGCACCTTTGTTGTCGAATATCCATAGCGATAATGTCTACCATTAAGGAGTTCATTAAACCTTCAATTTCTTGGATTGTTGGTGATGGTCAGTTTATTGATTCCTTGTGTGATAATTGGATTCCTACCTTAGGTTTTGCCAAACCTTATCCACTTGTCCCTCCTTCTCCCAGTTTAAAAGTGTCCTACTTTATTTACCCTGATACTATATCTTGGAATGTTTCTAGGCTGAACACCCAATTTAATAATGCTTATGTAGAGAAGATTGTTACTATTCCCTTAAACCAGTTGTGCACTCCTAATAAAAGGGCTTGAAAGCTTTCAAAGAATGGCAGATTTAGTTTTAAATCCTCCTACTTAGGTCTCAGAGGTCTTAGGCCTTCCCCAAGTAACACTCATTGGAATTGCATATGGAAACTCAGAGTCCCACACCGCATTCAGATTTTCATTTGGAAATCTGCTAGAAATGCTTGACCTACTAGAACTGTTTTACATATCAGAATGCCTATTGACACTATAATCTGTCCTAGATGTCTTTCTTGCAATGAAATTGTTATGCATGCTTTGATTTTATGCCCTTTTGCTACTTCTatctgtttttttcttctctttgtttgACTGTTCAGAACTTTCATAACTCTATGTTGCTTGATTGGCTTGTTAATGCTATTACCTCTCTTTCTGACGAatcaaaaaaagtttttttttactaCTATGTGTGTATCCGGAATAGTAGGAACAATATGATTTTCaacaagaaaatggagaatccctCTGCTGGTATTGTTAAAGCTAGAGCCATGATTGTTTTTAGAAACCCTATTATACCCACTTCATTTTATTCTGATGTCGTCGGTGCTTATACATGGAAGCCTCCTCCTTTTGGTTGGATCAAAGGTGATACTGATGGTGCTTTTGATCATGTCTCTTTGGCTAATGACGCGGGCTACATAATGCGCGACTATTCTGGCAAACCATCCTTTTGTGCTACTATCACGTTTAAAGTCTATTATCTAGAGGAAGCAGAAACCAGGGCTAtctgcgaagtcttgaagaaagCAGTGGAACAATAAACTACTCACTTCATCGTGGTGGAAAGTGATGCAAAAACTCTGATCGATCGATTCTCCCGGGAAAATTTTGAAGGCAATCAACGAATGGATGCTTTGTTTAAAAATACTTTTCTGTTTGGTTCTAGTTTTCTAGCTTGCATATTTTGTTTTCAACCAAGAACTTGTAACAATGTTGCTCACTCTCTAACAGCTTGGGCCAAGGATACTCTGGTACTTGTTTTTGGTCTAAACTTCCAATTTGGCTCACGCTAACTGTTGAGGCAGACCTCTAGCCTTTCTTTAGGTCGTTGCttataaaaagaacaaaaaaaataataagaaaaaaaatgtgcAAATTTGGACTAAGTCACATACCTAGGGATGGAGGGAGTAATATCTTTTTCAAATTCAATTGGTCAATAATAACCACCTGGACATACGTTGGTGCCCAAGTGTAAGTTTTGGACAAATCTATTACCCAACGACATAACATTTTCCTTCAACAATTTCAAAACTGATTGATAAAAGAAGGTAGACGATGTTGGTGCTCTTATTTGTTCTTACAAGGAGAATgagggaaaaaaaaacaaaaacaaatctaaGCCTAGATCAACTCATGTTCTTATTTCTAATTTAGTTTTCAGCCTATCAACTTTGACATGTATAGCAGCCCAAGCCTAAACACTTCGACTAGGAAAATGATCTAGCTGGCTTAATCTATAAGATGGCTCTGGCAAGAGGTTCCTTGTTTAACTCCTCTCTCATCTTTTTTACAGCTCGAATCTGATCCGCAAGAGACACTTCCTTCCGCAGTTTCTCTCTTTCTATAAACTCTAAATCCAATTTCTCAATCGCTGGTTGATTGCCGGTTGCCACTACTCCTTGACCATCAACAGTCTTCTTACGGCGAATCTAAGGTCAAAATAGAATTCACGTCAATAAAAATTAATCTTGACAAACATACAAGGTTTAGAAAATTGTGTGAAATGCTGGATCTTCCTATGCCAAAAAAACAACGGAggacaagatgatgtttttggCACAGCTTATCACTTTTTAGTGGAGCTGACGCGGTTCAGCTCATTTGCTACGTAGGCTTAACTTTAAACTTTAAAGTTTCAACCAAACGAATATGTGGGTGCTGGGGGGCATAAACGCCAACACTGCATTATGTCCCCATCTATCACACCAGAGTCCTCAAAATCAAACTCTTGTACCTACTGATCCCAACTTGCTGCATGTTGGCGAGATTAGTAACTAAAAAATATTTATCTAGGGTTGAATTACCTTCGTCAATTTTTCCTTGAGTTTTGAGCCCTTGGAAAGAGCCAGTAGTTGCTTCTCTTTTTCTGATTTTCTACGTGTCTTTCTCTTTATTTCTACTCtgggttttgatttttcttcCCTCTCCTTTTCTATCCTCTCTTTTCTCCTCTGGGCAATTCTAGCCATTTTCTCCTCTCTTTCCTTCGCTGCTCTAGCTCTTCTTAATTTTGCAATTTCTTTTTCCCTTGCTTTATCTGCAGTCAACTGAAGCTGTTTAAGAACCAATTCCTCTGTGATCTTTTCATGGCTATCCCAATTTAGTTCCTGTTGGTCACAGCCGCCTAACCTAGCTGCCTCTGCAATTCTTTCTGCCCACTTCAGATAAAACTCATCCTTCAGTCTTTTCATCTGCAAGCGTTTTCTCCACATTTTCTTCTGAGCAATGCTTATTTTTATCTTGTTCTCCTCACTGCACAAATTGAAATCCAATTCTTATATCAAAAAGTAGATAAGCAAATGACTTTCTGTTACTAGCAGTAAATACAGAACGAGTAACAATGAGTACAATTTGGTTCTGTTTCCCTGAGTATTCAACCAAGTCTACCCTGGCATATCAAGGCTGCTTATAGGTCTTCCAAGACTAGGAAAGTGTGCAGTATACAGCTTAAACAAGTCGCTCATTTACAAATTTAATCCCCTTGAATaaaagaggattttttttttgaatataatatACTGTAATTCTTAATATAAGAAAAATACAAACCTATGAGCACGGGGACACTCAGACATCTTCTTTCTGACCTGAAGATGAAAGAAACAAATTAAGAAATTACAAAGTAAATAATATCAGAAATGATCGGTAATTCAAATGTGGAACTGGAATTTGTTTGACAAGTTTCCCATCTGTTTCATGTAACAACAAATAACAATAATATTAATAGTTGTCAAAAACCATCAATAGTAGCTAAAACCTAGACTTTTCAACATATAAAGTGATAACCGTCACAATCTGTTTCTTACATGACTTCACCTTGGGATCACTCAGTGCCTCTATGGTTCTTTGTTTGATCTTCTTACGAGTCTCTGCAAACTCAAATGTTGAAAGAATAAATATTTTGTAATATAAAGAAGACACGAGGAGGTGGAATGAGAAGGTAAACCCAGCATTAGGATTCCAAGATGACTTACCGGCACTGTGTTTCTTTCCTTTGTTCCATGGTGTTCTCCCTTTGTTTGCAAACCCTATCTTTCTCCGTCTTTCAGTTTCCTGGCTatcttcataattaaaagacATTAAATGGGAGTGTAGTAGTATATACAACAAAAAATAAGACTGCATATAGGGATAAACCTAACCCTGGTTTCCGAAAGTGTCTCTCTTGTATTCTTGTTCCAGAGTAGTGGAGaatgttaaaggagaaccaaGAGCAACAGACCATGCTAAGGCGACATCTGTTGCTCTACCATCAACATCCTGCACAAGCAGCAGAACTGAATACATATGAATATTGAGTTAAGTTGTGAGAATTAGAAATTAAACAAATAGAAAGACCCAGTTCAGAACAAAAAAAGAGCAGTAGGCTAAAGGATTGAGAGAATTCAGTAGATAGACCTGGTGGACGGCAAAACTTGCATTAACTCCAGGACCATTTATCCCTTTCCCTTGAACATAAAGTCTTCTGATAGACGGACCCAGGCCCTTGGGGCACACAGCTATCACACTCACACTTTCAGGGAAGTCGAGCCCTAGGGACTGTAGGTGTCCAAGGAGGAA
The nucleotide sequence above comes from Papaver somniferum cultivar HN1 chromosome 8, ASM357369v1, whole genome shotgun sequence. Encoded proteins:
- the LOC113302251 gene encoding ketol-acid reductoisomerase, chloroplastic-like, with translation MGTSTPSIASSCSFKTLKLLHSTSSSSSLGFKVGFLSSSSKTLKFLLIRVSNNSVSFPIGSSLLASRMMVSVPDTKPLTALDFETSVFYKEKVTLAGNDEYVVRGGRDLFHLLPEAFKGIKQIGVLGWGSQACAQAQNLRDSLAEARSNIVVKIGLRKGSRSFAKARAVGFTEETGTLGDIYETVAESDLVLLLISDSAQADNYEKICSHMKPNSILGLSHGFLLGHLQSLGLDFPESVSVIAVCPKGLGPSIRRLYVQGKGINGPGVNASFAVHQDVDGRATDVALAWSVALGSPLTFSTTLEQEYKRDTFGNQDSQETERRRKIGFANKGRTPWNKGKKHSAETRKKIKQRTIEALSDPKVRKKMSECPRAHSEENKIKISIAQKKMWRKRLQMKRLKDEFYLKWAERIAEAARLGGCDQQELNWDSHEKITEELVLKQLQLTADKAREKEIAKLRRARAAKEREEKMARIAQRRKERIEKEREEKSKPRVEIKRKTRRKSEKEKQLLALSKGSKLKEKLTKIRRKKTVDGQGVVATGNQPAIEKLDLEFIEREKLRKEVSLADQIRAVKKMREELNKEPLARAIL